In Pygocentrus nattereri isolate fPygNat1 chromosome 3, fPygNat1.pri, whole genome shotgun sequence, the DNA window aaaaagaaagagaatcaAAAACAAATTGGGACGTAAACAAACATGCTAACGTGGTTAACTATGAATACAAgctacaaaaaaagaaagaagagaatcAAAAACGAATTGGGACGTAAACAAACATGCTAGCATGGCTAACTATGAATACaaactacaaaaaaagaaaaatcaaaaacGAATTGGgaagtaaacaaacatgctaACGTGGCTAACTATGAATACAAACTACAAAAAAAGAGAATCAAAAATGAATTGGGACGTAAACAAACATGCTAACGTGGCTAACTATGAATACAAACTACAAAAAAAGAGAATCAAAAATGAATTGGGACGTAAACAAACATGCTAACGTGGCTAACTATGAATACaaactacaaaaaaagaaaatcaaaaacgAATTGGgaagtaaacaaacatgctaACGTGGCTAACTATGAATACAAACTACAAAAAAAGAGAATCAAAAATGAATTGGGACGTAAACAAACATGCTAACGTGGCTAACTATGAATACaaactacaaaaaaagaaaatcaaaaacgAATTGGgaagtaaacaaacatgctaACGTGGCTAACTATGAATACaaactacaaaaaaagaaaatcaaaaatgaATTGGGACGTAAACAAACATGCTAACGTGGCTAACTATGAATAGTAAAACCGTTAGCATGATTCAGTGAAcatagcaacattagcatttttgCCTGAGTGCTTCAGTGAGGGAAACGAAAGCCGCGGCTGAGAGAACGAGCAAAGACGGGATCGTTATGGTCACactggagaaagagagggaacgAGGAACGGATTGGGAAATAAATAAGAGTGACGGAAAAACGGGGTGGGGAGCGGAATTAATCAGCGGAGAGAACGGACGTGATGAATGGACATGCTGTTGGGAGGAGTTGAATTGATGAAGAGATAAAAGAAGCTAAAATGTCACAAACGGCTGAAACGACGGATCCACACCTTTCCTCTGGCATAAAGGAACAGCTTGACCAACAGCAGGCCACTGCGGCCAGCGGTGTGACTGAACCCCATAAAGctcatttgtttacattctcTTGAATCTGAGTTTAGAACCATTTACCCAACTCTGTTtcgcacactgtggaattagacctctgcatttaaccctgccgtgcagtgaaacacccacatgcatgcacactagagagcacacacactagggggcagtgagcacacttgcccggagcagtgggcagccctatccacggtgcctggggagcaattgggggttaggtgtcttgctcaagggcacttcagtcatgaaccgtcagccgaggggatcgaaccggcgaccttccggtcacagggctgggtccctaacctccagcccacgactttcGCTTACGGTCAGTTTTAAACTACGAATCTATGAGAACAATCAACGATCTTATCAAGCAAGACACATCAAGGTGGGATGAGTGACAGAGGAGCATTATGGGTAATGGAGTCTTTCAGAAAGCTAGACCTTTGCTCCAGGTGCCCCACCTTCTTCTGTGTCTTTTTCCTCCGCCTCTTCTTCTGGCTCCTCTCCCGAGTCTCTAGCTTCGATGGACAGCAGGGGCTGCTGGGTTTGGTTGGCCTGTGTGTTCCAGTGGTGAGGCCACGCCTCGGGCGTGGCTGCCTTGGCCCCCTCAGTTTCCTGGCTGGACAGGAGGTGGTGCGTCTCGTCCTCCAGCGGCTGTGTTGGGCCCCAGTCCACTGCCCAGAGCGGAGTGGGCGTGGCCTGAGCAGTGACGGACAGTTGCATGTGACCCGCCTCCTCTTGGCAGGAGGTGGGGCGAGTAACGACAGCAACCAGCAGGAGGCACCAGAGAGGGGTCGGTCCAGAGATGGAGCTAAGAGGGAAAAGGaaggagggatggatggatgcaaaaaaggaaaaaagtaagGAGGAAAAAGGAAGGAGGAAAAGAAGTGGGAAGCGAGGTATGACggaggagaaacagaaagaaaggaaggaaggaaggatggacaaaataAGTGAAGAAAGGAAGGTAAAAAGAGGAAGGATGGAATAAAAGGCAAAATCGAGGACGAAAGGAAGTGAAAGAGGTTGAGAAGAAAAGAGTGAAGAACAGGGGAAGAAAGGAGGGAAGGAAATAAGGAAGTTAGGACGGAAGGAAGGAACAATGAGACAAAAGAATTAAAGATGTAAAGCACAATACAGAAGAAAGGAATGATGCCGGTgaaggagaaaggaagagaggaaagaaggaagaTAAGGAAAAGGGATGATAAGGAGAAAGgaataaaggagaaaaatgagaaaggaaggaaaaggaagataaaaagagggaggaaaatgaagaatgatgacaaaaataaagaaggaagaaaaaggtgtataagaaggaaggaaggaaggaaggagaaaaacaagaatgaaaggaaggaaaaggaaGGAAATTAAGAAAGAATGGAAGGAGGAACAGGGAAGACAACGATAAGGAAGGAAGAAAAGTAAGGAAGCGGACGAAGAAAGGAcaaaggaagaagtgaaagaAGAACAAGGAAGGAAGGGAGGATGAACGGAAGGTGAAagaagagtgaaggagtgaTCTGGTTAGACGGTAACGGTGAAGCCGCCGGTACTCAGTGCAGAGAAAAGACAGCGAGCAGAAGCTGCGGTTAATGGTCTATAATTCATGACAGCCGTTTACAAACGGAGGTGAAAGATCACGTAATAAGTTCTATAAATACGAGTTAGGAGTGAGTCTGCACGTTAAACACtacttctctcttttccttacCATCGCTCCATCGCTCCGCTCTTTTCACTGGCTCCCGGCTCCTCCATTCATTTCATataaggggggaggggggggctcGGTCCTGACACTTTTACTGAAGGACCATAAACAGATGGCTGGAGTGGAGAaagatgcagcagcagcagcagcgcgcacacgcacacacacacacacacacacacacacacacacacacacacacacacacacaatacagtcATGCAGTGAACATAAATATCAACTCACTTCCATgccgttgctgtcggaacaaaacctcccatctccaaaatagtaactttacaggagaaggaaaaaacacactttacttttaatggaagtcaatggaaccagaatttcttcAGAGTAATTTTAGGGTgtttctttcggtccattcatcatgaaatttatacacaatgtaaaggacaacaggcattttcaaattttgttgaaacctgaaaaacggcaaaaatccaatgaggttttgtcccaacagcagcgatacgcAGTGTATAGCTATATACctacagatatatagatattatatgtatatatagatatatatccgtctctcactctccctttctctatGCATATACGTGTGAAGCTGTAAACATTTGGCACTGTACAAAGACAAACAAGTATCTTCAAAAtcgtaagtttacaggagagggcaaaaacactttattttctaTGCAAGTTCAAGCAAAGCCATTttattccaagccattttggagcatttctgttcgtccatttatcataaaatcTCCCCAGAATGACAGCGGCCGCGCTCAAATGACACAGAAAAGTTCTTTCACAGAAAACTCCTGAACTACTAAATATACCATTCTTTTCCAGTATTTAGTGCCTTATTgtagcttccactctttttgcTTGCAGAGAAATACGCAACGATatctttccacacctccaaagtcttagaagttgcacTTCCCGCCTCTCACCAGCCAAGTAATTCCACTTTCCCActtgatgctgaggtctggactctggggtggtcagtgcaTTACTCcgagagcaccagcagcttctttgtttggtgtgtccgtgtCCTTTTCTCGGTGATGACTTCTTCACAGctaaacatcctttcagacccatggctttgagtcgtcttctcacagtggaagggcGGATGTtagtggatgttttcagatctgaagcagcttgattttctcctctctctctctctctctctctctcaaagatgatcgCTGATGCGGTTTATCTGgccagttttggtgtctaccaggtcttccaggtggttgttaggaatcctgTTTTCTTTGcaacagttttggaaactcatttccttttgactttcctcttcctaaCACAAGTGGAACACCTCATGactaatctcagaaatatctgctgAAAAAATGAACTTGTACGCAACCActgttgactggaaattaaataaacaagggTTTTGCACgggcacgcacacacacacacacatatatacatataccaTATGCTCAGCCCCCCCCCACCAGTCTAatacatgcacccacacacacacctgtggacACATCCAGCTACATCCATTAATCCAGCTCCTGACGCGGGTAATAACTCCAGCCACTGCCTAAAGCTATCAGTATCACTACATACGAAATAAAGCGAAAGACCCACTCGCATGCATCTGAAGACAGCTATCGGTCCCCATGCCTACCTCTCCGCCGCTGATGGAGGGAgtgtaagagagacagagagagcccGAGTGTGTCAGAGTGGGAAAAAGCATTGGTTGCCGTAGCGACAGAGACATGGAGAAACTGAGCGAGGGGAGAGTGCgtgcgagagagcgagagagtgtgagcgagtgagcgagagagagagagagtgtgtgtgtgtgtgtgtgtgtgtgtgtaatcactatggtgtgtgtgtgtgtgtgtgtgggggggggggtgttccTGTAGAAGAGAGATTTAAATGCTAATTATGCTTTTTAACTGGTTCAATTAAACAGAACAGAGGAAACGGATTTTGAAGACAGAAATAGCGGGGAAAAAATGACTTAGTAATATTCCGGCCCGAACAGGATGAacgaggagaggaggagaaagaaaagtaCCGGGGGAAAAAAGGATAGACATGGCAAATGGAataggtggggggggggggggggggggggggatataaattaataaataaattaataaaaatcaatatGCATTAATTTGAGTGTTGGACAAGGCGAGCGGAGCGACGGAGAGAGCTGCGGATATTTATAGACAGAAACGCCAGCCGTGATAAATAATTTCACACGCTCAGACACGGGCACAATATGGCACTTTTATTGGCTACGTGACACGAGGTTTACACGCTGAACAATCTGTCGTCCAGCCGCTCTTTGTGCCCCGTCACCACTCATTCAATCTGTTACACTTCACACCCCACGTTTTCTCTATTTTCAGtccaagtctctctctcactccctctctctctctcattggaGGACGCATCGTAGCCAAGACGAAGTAGCCACTTCTTCTGCGTCTGATGCATCCTGGGGAGTTGAGTCTTCATCACCGTCTGTGAAAACAAATAGGCAAGACcacttaaaacagaacaaacctCTTCTCACCAACCAATAACAGTTAGCTTTGGACTGACAcgtctacagattcaggaacaATGACGCAGTGCTTTATGGGTGATCCGCCATTGTGGCAGGGTTACCCTGCGTTCACACTGGCAGCGACTTTTCACCTTTCGCTGCCCAAATTGCTGGGTGGGTGTTTCGGGAACTCGAGTGGACCgctggttgccatggtttcactgATGCTAAGCACAAATCagatgaattaaaaataaaaccctGGTGGAAAACcgcatgtgtgcttgttttgat includes these proteins:
- the LOC108432302 gene encoding PILR alpha-associated neural protein, translated to MEEPGASEKSGAMERCSISGPTPLWCLLLVAVVTRPTSCQEEAGHMQLSVTAQATPTPLWAVDWGPTQPLEDETHHLLSSQETEGAKAATPEAWPHHWNTQANQTQQPLLSIEARDSGEEPEEEAEEKDTEEVDPQFYVTVTISSLLILSAVIISAKLCYDRSLSQRPPPLSLAIPRPLAQEDSRQTLHSTPSFPDRERIPVVNL